One window of the Bos indicus isolate NIAB-ARS_2022 breed Sahiwal x Tharparkar chromosome 15, NIAB-ARS_B.indTharparkar_mat_pri_1.0, whole genome shotgun sequence genome contains the following:
- the LOC109569421 gene encoding olfactory receptor 5T3-like, producing the protein MSGSRSHLDLYRVQVRNVTEITMFILMGFTDDFEVQVFLFLLFLAIYLFTLIGNLGLVFLVIVDSRLHKPMYHFLSVLSSLDACCSSVVTPKMIVNFLVENKTISYLECITQTLLLVTFGTTECFLLAAMAYDRYVAIYDPLLYSVSMAPRVYVPLIIASYVGGIVHATVHTVATFSLSFCASNEIRHVFCDIPPLLAISCSDTHTNQLLLFYLVGSIEIVTVLIVLISYGFILLAILRMHSAEGRMKVFSTCGSHLTGVSIYHGTILFMYMRPSSSYALDHDMIVSIFYSIIIPMLNPVIYSLRNKDVKEAIKRVFGKKLVCS; encoded by the coding sequence atgTCAGGGTCACGATCACATTTAGATTTATACAGGGTTCAGGTAAGAAATGTGACTGAAATCACCATGTTTATATTGATGGGGTTTACAGATGATTTTGAGGTtcaagtttttctatttttactatttctaGCAATCTATCTTTTTACACTGATAGGGAATTTGGGGTTGGTTTTCTTGGTCATTGTGGATTCCAGGCTCCACAAACCTATGTACCATTTTCTGAGTGTGTTATCATCCTTGGATGCCTGCTGTTCTTCAGTCGTCACTCCAAAAATGATAGTCAATTTCCTGgtggaaaataaaactatttcataTCTTGAGTGTATAACACAGACACTTCTTTTAGTTACTTTTGGGACCACAGAATGCTTTCTTCTGGCTGCAATGGCATATGATCGCTACGTGGCCATCTACGACCCCCTCCTGTATTCAGTCAGCATGGCTCCCAGAGTCTACGTGCCACTCATCATTGCTTCCTATGTTGGTGGCATCGTGCATGCTACTGTACACACAGTGGCTACTTTCAGCCTCTCCTTCTGTGCCTCCAATGAAATCAGACATGTGTTCTGTGACATCCCTCCCCTCCTCGCTATTTCTTGCTCTGACACTCACACAAACCAGCTTCTGCTCTTCTACCTTGTGGGCTCCATTGAGATAGTCACTGTCCTGATTGTCCTGATCTCCTATGGTTTCATTCTGTTGGCCATTCTGAGGATGCATTCTGCTGAAGGGAGAATGAAAGTCTTTTCAACATGTGGCTCTCACCTAACTGGAGTGTCCATTTACCATGGGACCATCCTCTTTATGTACATGAGACCAAGTTCCAGCTATGCTTTAGACCATGACATGATTGTGTCAATATTTTACAGCATTATCATTCCCATGCTAAATCCTGTTATTTACAGTTTAAGGAACAAAGATGTCAAAGAGGCAATCAAAAGAGTGTTTGGGAAAAAATTAGTTTGTTCATAA